In Lachnospiraceae bacterium, one DNA window encodes the following:
- a CDS encoding TIGR02678 family protein, whose translation MKELETLLNRRWILKSEDKELYYKIRDAVGEIRKYSTDKLGCQIIDNSLLVKMEKIPVVPEKFMGIAVFDSKEEYAYLCVLLMFLEDKDAGEQFILSQLTEYMTTVLPGSITDWTLYTNRRRMIRVLRYAVEQGIIKVTDGADDSFMDDVRGEVLYENTGASKWFVRNFPKDIISYASPEDFRESEWFEVDEDRGFARRHRVYKRLLFAPAMYREDGSGEDFEYLKNYRGRLIDELEQLFDCHVHIHRGSAYFLAGDECKIGTVFPGNNSLADILLLCFGEIRRKIESGEWKTTPEEMCIVDKITFETLIKEVKHTYGSGFAKMYRDMPEGEFVENVTEEMERWMFLKKEDDMHQIKICPLTGKIQGSYPQDYMGGTEDEQQMAGE comes from the coding sequence ATGAAAGAACTGGAAACCTTATTAAACAGACGCTGGATCCTAAAATCAGAGGATAAAGAATTATATTATAAAATCAGGGATGCGGTAGGTGAGATCAGAAAATATTCTACAGATAAACTGGGATGCCAGATTATAGATAATTCCCTGCTTGTAAAAATGGAAAAAATACCGGTTGTTCCGGAAAAATTTATGGGAATTGCTGTATTCGACTCAAAGGAAGAATATGCATATTTATGTGTGCTGTTAATGTTTCTGGAAGATAAGGATGCAGGGGAACAGTTTATCCTTTCACAGCTAACTGAGTATATGACCACCGTGCTGCCGGGAAGCATTACAGACTGGACTCTATATACAAACAGACGAAGGATGATCCGAGTGCTGCGGTATGCTGTGGAACAGGGGATCATAAAAGTGACAGATGGTGCAGATGACAGCTTTATGGATGATGTCCGGGGGGAAGTATTATATGAAAATACAGGAGCTTCCAAATGGTTTGTAAGAAATTTCCCCAAAGATATCATAAGCTATGCCAGTCCGGAAGATTTCAGGGAAAGCGAATGGTTTGAAGTAGATGAAGACCGTGGATTTGCCAGACGCCACAGAGTGTATAAGAGACTGCTGTTTGCACCTGCAATGTACAGAGAAGACGGGTCTGGTGAGGACTTTGAATATCTGAAAAATTACAGAGGCAGACTGATCGATGAATTAGAACAGTTATTTGACTGTCATGTACATATCCATAGAGGAAGTGCCTATTTTCTGGCAGGTGATGAGTGTAAAATAGGTACGGTATTTCCTGGAAATAATTCACTGGCAGACATTTTGTTATTATGTTTTGGGGAGATCCGCAGAAAAATAGAAAGTGGAGAATGGAAGACTACACCGGAAGAAATGTGCATTGTAGATAAGATCACATTTGAAACACTGATAAAAGAAGTAAAGCATACATACGGATCCGGGTTTGCCAAGATGTACCGGGATATGCCCGAGGGAGAGTTTGTAGAAAACGTAACAGAAGAAATGGAACGCTGGATGTTCCTGAAGAAGGAAGATGATATGCATCAGATAAAAATATGTCCGCTTACAGGAAAAATACAGGGCAGTTATCCACAGGATTACATGGGAGGAACAGAAGATGAACAGCAGATGGCAGGCGAATAA
- a CDS encoding peptidase E, which produces MKLFLCSHFSSVGSLIKEEIENKKVAFIPTASLREGYTGYVGSARKLFKKLGAIVTEIDISTEAYSTIQSVFEDADVIYFTGGNSFFLIDQLRKTGTDELLKKELAKGKLMIGESAGAIICAPSIQYIEQMDEKPEDYSQEDDAGLDLIDFYVLPHYLTAPFKKVTEKIMTEFSDLNLCPINNRQGIVIDGEGSNVICKD; this is translated from the coding sequence ATGAAACTGTTTTTATGTTCGCACTTTTCAAGTGTAGGAAGTCTGATAAAGGAAGAAATTGAAAATAAAAAAGTCGCATTTATTCCAACAGCTTCGCTGCGTGAAGGCTACACCGGTTATGTCGGCTCGGCTCGAAAATTATTCAAAAAGTTGGGAGCAATCGTAACTGAAATTGATATTTCAACGGAGGCTTATTCAACGATACAGTCTGTTTTTGAAGATGCGGATGTGATATATTTTACCGGCGGAAATTCTTTTTTCCTTATAGACCAGCTCCGTAAAACGGGAACGGATGAGCTGTTGAAGAAAGAATTGGCAAAGGGAAAACTGATGATTGGTGAATCGGCAGGTGCGATTATATGCGCTCCAAGCATCCAATATATCGAGCAAATGGATGAAAAGCCGGAGGACTACTCACAAGAAGATGATGCAGGGCTTGATTTGATTGATTTCTATGTTCTTCCGCATTATCTTACAGCACCATTTAAGAAAGTTACCGAGAAAATAATGACTGAGTTTTCGGATTTGAATCTATGCCCAATTAACAACCGTCAGGGAATTGTAATTGATGGTGAAGGTTCAAATGTTATTTGCAAAGACTAA
- a CDS encoding IS3 family transposase, whose amino-acid sequence MKFIAIKTDDGTIKGKLAFYCRMLHVSRQGFYKYLSVKDRPWKYQTLADTMLEIHAEDVCNDTYGRVRMFQALTLKRPDGIPIPSERTVYRVMEKIGLSHRPKRNPKGITKADREARKSDDLLKRNFTSEKPLEKCVTDITEIKAKDGKLYVSAIFDCFDSAVLGLAMETTMKATLCQHTVENAFIAYPEIQGAVLHSDRGSQYTSELYRSTLRKYEIIQSMNSAGGRCHDNARCESMWARLKTELLYDRYNSENLTVSELKSLIWRYFISYWNNRRICTTNGGLPPMLKRQRYYDSLRIAA is encoded by the coding sequence ATGAAATTCATTGCGATTAAGACTGACGATGGCACCATCAAGGGAAAACTGGCTTTTTACTGTCGTATGTTACATGTGAGCCGCCAGGGATTTTATAAATATCTGTCCGTAAAAGACCGTCCGTGGAAATACCAGACGCTTGCAGATACCATGCTTGAAATCCATGCTGAGGATGTCTGCAACGACACCTATGGACGTGTACGTATGTTCCAGGCATTAACTCTTAAACGACCTGATGGCATTCCTATCCCCAGTGAGCGTACCGTTTATAGAGTCATGGAAAAAATCGGTCTCAGTCATCGTCCTAAGCGTAATCCGAAAGGAATTACGAAAGCAGACCGTGAGGCTCGTAAATCGGATGATCTTCTTAAGAGAAATTTCACATCAGAAAAGCCTCTTGAAAAATGCGTGACAGATATCACCGAAATCAAAGCAAAAGATGGAAAACTCTATGTTTCGGCAATCTTCGATTGTTTTGATTCAGCAGTACTGGGGCTGGCAATGGAAACCACGATGAAGGCAACGCTTTGCCAGCATACGGTAGAAAACGCTTTTATCGCATATCCTGAAATTCAAGGAGCAGTGCTTCACTCCGATCGAGGTAGCCAATATACCAGTGAGCTTTACCGCAGCACCCTGAGAAAATATGAAATCATCCAAAGTATGAACAGTGCCGGTGGTCGATGCCATGACAATGCCCGTTGTGAAAGCATGTGGGCGCGTCTAAAGACAGAATTATTGTATGACCGATACAACAGTGAAAACCTGACTGTGTCCGAACTGAAGTCTCTAATCTGGAGATACTTTATCAGTTATTGGAACAATCGGAGGATTTGCACCACCAATGGTGGTCTTCCTCCCATGCTCAAGCGACAGAGATACTATGATTCTCTGCGTATAGCAGCATAG
- a CDS encoding IS4 family transposase, with translation MKPKHIKKVLMSEINKVANNPKDYCFHPDTDFTRKRKISMKAVLTGIIGMGSGSLTNELIDFFHASPQMPTPSAFLQQRSKIKPEAFRSILDGFNETITKGFSEKMPIFAVDGSDIQIATNPGDTGSYYPGSNGQKGYNLLHLNALYEIDYHIYADSIIQKSKNCNEHKALQEMVDRSTIPEALIIADRGYESYNSMAHIQEKGWYFLIRIKDGHGSIKSNLELPKEKLFDLKINLNITRKQSKEVKELLKDKNHYRYLPSNVNFDYLPAKSNYKDPASFYGLSFRIARFQISEDTYETVLTNLDKEQYPLEKLKQLYALRWGIETSFRDLKYTIGMLDFHSKKVMCIQQEIYAHLIMYNFAEMITSHVVIEKKQRKYTYKANFSVASHLCRLFYRGKTTSPDLETIIAKNVIPIRPDRHGERKATTKIFHGFLYRVA, from the coding sequence ATGAAACCGAAACACATTAAAAAAGTTTTGATGTCAGAAATCAATAAAGTTGCAAACAATCCGAAGGACTATTGCTTTCATCCTGATACGGACTTTACCCGAAAACGGAAAATTTCTATGAAAGCAGTGTTAACAGGAATTATCGGTATGGGAAGCGGCAGTCTTACAAATGAATTAATAGACTTTTTTCACGCTTCCCCTCAAATGCCCACACCATCTGCTTTTTTACAGCAGAGAAGTAAGATTAAGCCTGAAGCTTTCCGTTCCATATTGGACGGCTTTAACGAAACAATTACGAAAGGTTTTTCAGAAAAGATGCCTATATTTGCTGTTGACGGTTCAGACATTCAAATTGCTACAAACCCTGGGGATACTGGATCATATTATCCTGGAAGCAACGGACAAAAAGGATATAATCTTTTACATTTAAATGCACTGTATGAGATTGATTATCATATTTATGCAGATTCAATTATCCAGAAAAGCAAAAATTGTAATGAACATAAGGCTCTTCAGGAAATGGTTGATCGATCGACCATACCAGAAGCTCTTATTATAGCAGACCGGGGTTATGAATCTTATAATAGTATGGCACATATTCAGGAAAAGGGCTGGTACTTCTTGATACGTATTAAAGATGGACATGGAAGTATAAAAAGCAACCTGGAACTTCCAAAAGAAAAGCTTTTTGATCTGAAGATAAATCTTAACATTACAAGGAAACAGTCAAAAGAAGTAAAGGAACTGCTAAAGGATAAGAACCATTATCGGTATCTTCCTTCCAATGTGAATTTCGACTATTTACCTGCAAAAAGTAATTATAAAGATCCAGCCTCGTTTTATGGATTGTCTTTTAGAATTGCAAGATTCCAAATTTCAGAAGATACTTATGAAACCGTCCTTACAAATTTGGATAAGGAACAATACCCTCTTGAAAAATTAAAACAGCTTTATGCTTTAAGATGGGGAATTGAAACATCTTTCAGAGATTTAAAATATACTATTGGAATGTTGGATTTTCATTCAAAAAAGGTGATGTGTATCCAACAGGAAATCTATGCACATCTAATCATGTATAATTTTGCAGAAATGATTACCTCGCACGTAGTCATTGAAAAAAAGCAAAGAAAATATACATATAAAGCCAACTTCTCAGTTGCGTCGCACTTGTGCCGATTATTTTATCGTGGGAAAACGACATCACCTGATTTAGAAACCATTATCGCAAAGAATGTGATTCCCATACGCCCCGATCGTCATGGGGAACGGAAAGCAACTACTAAGATATTTCATGGTTTCTTATATAGAGTAGCATAA
- a CDS encoding IS256 family transposase — translation MAVAKEQIRQIISENNINSVADIYTLLKDSFKDILQELMEAELDATLGYEKNHKGDLQTDNKRNGHSTKNLKSQYGEFQIDVPRDRNGEFEPKLIPKYQRDISGIEEKVISLYARGMSTRDIHDQLQDLYGIELSAEMVSKITDKILPQVKEWQSRPLNPVYPFVFMDCIHYKVREDGRILSRAAYVVLGVTVEGYKDILSITVGANETSKFWLGMLNDLKNRGVKDVLFFCVDGLPGFKEAIQAVYPQAEIQRCVIHMLRNSFKYVNYNDLKKFSSDFKEVYNAPNETAALTELENMKEKWGKKYPYAISNWENNWEDVSSFFQFSNDIRRIMYTTNIIEGLNRQYRKVTKTKSVFPSDSALEKILYLASENVVKKWTQRYRNWDQVLNQLIVLYGERLTAYL, via the coding sequence ATGGCAGTTGCAAAAGAACAAATTCGACAGATCATCTCAGAAAACAACATTAATAGCGTTGCAGATATATACACGCTTCTGAAAGACAGTTTCAAGGATATCCTGCAGGAGCTGATGGAGGCAGAACTGGATGCAACTCTTGGCTACGAGAAAAACCATAAGGGAGATCTACAGACAGACAATAAAAGAAATGGTCATTCTACAAAAAACTTAAAGAGTCAATACGGTGAATTTCAAATCGACGTACCAAGAGACCGTAACGGTGAGTTTGAACCAAAACTCATCCCTAAATACCAGAGAGATATTTCCGGGATTGAGGAAAAAGTGATATCTTTATATGCCCGTGGTATGAGTACACGTGACATCCACGACCAGCTCCAGGATCTTTATGGAATTGAGCTATCAGCTGAAATGGTCAGCAAGATCACAGACAAAATACTTCCTCAGGTTAAGGAATGGCAGTCCCGTCCTCTGAACCCGGTTTATCCGTTTGTCTTTATGGACTGTATTCATTATAAAGTACGTGAGGATGGCAGAATCCTGAGTCGTGCTGCGTATGTAGTTCTTGGCGTTACAGTGGAGGGATACAAAGATATCCTCAGCATCACAGTAGGCGCAAATGAAACCAGCAAATTCTGGCTTGGGATGCTTAATGATCTTAAGAACCGCGGAGTAAAAGATGTCCTTTTCTTCTGCGTGGATGGTCTTCCGGGTTTTAAAGAAGCTATTCAGGCAGTTTATCCGCAGGCAGAGATCCAGAGATGTGTGATCCATATGCTACGCAATTCTTTCAAATATGTAAATTATAATGATCTGAAAAAGTTTTCCTCGGATTTCAAAGAAGTGTACAATGCTCCGAACGAAACAGCCGCTTTAACAGAGCTGGAAAACATGAAAGAAAAATGGGGGAAGAAATATCCGTACGCGATCAGTAACTGGGAAAATAATTGGGAAGATGTAAGTTCCTTTTTTCAGTTTTCTAATGATATCAGACGCATTATGTACACGACAAATATCATAGAAGGATTGAACCGCCAGTATCGGAAAGTCACGAAAACGAAAAGCGTATTCCCAAGCGATTCTGCATTGGAAAAGATTCTGTATCTTGCCAGCGAGAACGTAGTCAAAAAGTGGACGCAGAGATACCGGAACTGGGATCAGGTATTGAATCAGCTGATAGTCCTTTACGGAGAACGGCTTACTGCTTATCTGTAA
- a CDS encoding TIGR02677 family protein gives MKYWLYQEEVYEQMSADPLWADYKQEQCQQDLAMLTEWKNLNTIQDTRKVSSIEEFKHKKYRYQMSEYSVEIERLVIRLENLFIEGASLEPTLLERIRRNIEKFPDMLDKDTNTVYTWWTDLNNDFIRLNQNYQDYIRDLNSVKAEEMMHTKQFLVFKDRLIEYLRSFIKGLQRNVGVIEECLRMQDKEMQDQIFHKIVEYELLIPRMDVEISEDMIQKKIRGRYQSIYNWFAGNEEQENEAAKLFDATNEIIRRITRYATQLSEKNTLGANRKEEYKKIAEIFMKCEDLADAHKMAAMVFGLEKPFHIAADSIRETDSINKGVYEENPFLVELKPRVRTYREKTRRSSIIEAKEKKMEIRRQLLEQQKEEMQKIRQLEKNGVIDFSDLPVLTPRLREILLKWISDAMESADFSARTDDGRGYRLDRGRADEKCVIHCEDGNFTMPKMRLVFQEAEA, from the coding sequence TTGAAATACTGGCTGTATCAGGAAGAGGTCTATGAGCAGATGTCAGCAGATCCATTATGGGCAGATTATAAGCAGGAACAGTGTCAGCAGGATCTTGCCATGCTGACAGAATGGAAGAATCTGAATACAATACAGGACACCAGAAAAGTTTCCTCAATAGAAGAGTTTAAGCATAAAAAATACAGATACCAGATGTCAGAATATAGTGTTGAGATAGAACGTCTGGTAATACGGCTGGAGAATCTGTTTATTGAAGGTGCATCTCTTGAACCTACTTTGTTGGAGCGCATAAGGCGGAATATAGAAAAATTTCCAGATATGCTTGATAAGGATACCAATACAGTATATACCTGGTGGACGGATCTAAATAATGATTTTATAAGATTAAATCAGAATTATCAGGATTATATCCGTGATCTGAATAGTGTAAAAGCGGAAGAAATGATGCATACAAAACAATTTCTTGTTTTTAAGGACCGTCTGATCGAATATTTACGCAGTTTTATTAAAGGGCTGCAGCGCAATGTGGGGGTAATAGAAGAATGTTTAAGAATGCAGGACAAGGAAATGCAGGACCAGATCTTTCACAAGATTGTTGAATATGAGCTGCTGATCCCACGCATGGATGTTGAAATATCTGAAGATATGATACAGAAAAAGATCCGGGGCAGATATCAGAGTATTTATAACTGGTTTGCCGGAAATGAAGAGCAGGAAAATGAAGCGGCAAAATTATTTGATGCAACCAATGAGATAATACGTCGTATTACCAGATATGCAACCCAGCTTAGTGAAAAAAACACTCTGGGAGCGAACAGGAAGGAAGAGTATAAAAAAATCGCGGAAATTTTTATGAAATGTGAAGATCTTGCAGATGCTCACAAGATGGCAGCCATGGTATTTGGATTAGAGAAACCATTTCACATAGCAGCAGACAGCATCCGGGAAACAGACAGCATTAATAAAGGTGTATATGAAGAAAATCCATTTTTGGTGGAGTTAAAGCCGAGAGTACGTACTTACCGTGAAAAAACAAGAAGAAGCTCGATCATAGAAGCAAAAGAGAAAAAAATGGAAATACGCAGGCAGCTGCTGGAACAGCAAAAAGAAGAAATGCAGAAAATACGCCAGCTTGAAAAAAATGGGGTAATTGACTTTTCAGATCTGCCTGTTTTAACGCCGAGGCTGAGGGAGATATTACTGAAATGGATATCAGATGCAATGGAATCAGCTGATTTTTCTGCAAGGACAGATGATGGAAGAGGTTACAGGCTGGATAGAGGCAGAGCTGATGAGAAATGTGTGATTCATTGCGAAGATGGAAATTTTACGATGCCTAAAATGAGACTGGTATTTCAGGAGGCAGAGGCATGA
- a CDS encoding DUF134 domain-containing protein, which produces MPRPVKCRKVCHFPNVLEFLPADDAEKHTPIILTVDEYETIRLLDKNGYSQEQCAVSMQIARTTVQRIYEIARKKIADALIDGHPLKIEGGDFRICNGQSSNCSLGGCYKQEFYQKYAVEKGEGIMRIAVTYENGQIFQHFGHTESFKIYDVEEGKIVHSEVVDTNGNGHGALAGVLNALNADVLICGGIGGGAQAALAAAGIKLFGGVSGDADKAVEAFINETLDYDPDVKCSHHEHSHGEGHTCGEHGCGSHSCH; this is translated from the coding sequence ATGCCGAGACCAGTAAAATGCAGAAAAGTCTGTCATTTCCCTAATGTTTTAGAGTTCCTTCCGGCAGATGATGCTGAGAAACACACACCTATTATCCTGACCGTGGATGAGTATGAGACGATCCGTCTTTTGGACAAGAATGGTTATAGCCAGGAGCAGTGTGCAGTATCTATGCAGATCGCAAGAACAACAGTTCAACGGATCTACGAGATTGCCAGGAAGAAAATAGCAGATGCACTTATTGATGGGCATCCGCTCAAAATTGAAGGCGGGGATTTTAGGATCTGTAATGGTCAGAGCAGTAACTGCAGCCTTGGAGGATGTTACAAGCAGGAGTTTTATCAAAAATATGCAGTAGAAAAAGGAGAAGGTATCATGAGAATAGCAGTAACATATGAGAATGGACAGATTTTCCAGCATTTTGGACACACAGAGTCATTTAAGATTTATGATGTAGAGGAAGGAAAAATAGTACATTCAGAAGTAGTAGATACGAATGGAAACGGACATGGCGCATTAGCAGGAGTTCTTAATGCATTAAATGCAGATGTGTTGATCTGTGGCGGGATCGGAGGCGGTGCACAGGCAGCGTTAGCGGCAGCAGGCATTAAGCTTTTCGGAGGAGTTTCCGGGGATGCGGATAAGGCAGTAGAAGCATTTATTAATGAAACACTTGATTATGATCCAGATGTAAAGTGCTCTCATCATGAGCACAGCCATGGGGAAGGACATACATGTGGAGAGCATGGATGCGGAAGTCACAGCTGCCATTAG
- a CDS encoding molecular chaperone GrpE gives MRDYSSQREEIETIKPRTITVNLSDADVRRLAEKSGEGGLTISELLENFIGDLVDGTYSNGSDERMYAEQWYQRCWFAMFSDDTFLKFLLLWGDLDAYIDLMDELESNKKEMAEMTADAEEYSSEERDELQEYINDLQKEKDYYWNKFLERKRQKESYVFEKEIENIMAWKSQLDTLLDTENL, from the coding sequence ATGAGAGACTATAGTTCACAAAGAGAAGAAATTGAAACTATAAAACCAAGAACCATAACAGTGAATCTTTCCGATGCAGATGTGAGACGCCTTGCAGAAAAATCCGGTGAGGGCGGTCTGACGATTTCAGAACTGTTGGAGAACTTCATCGGGGATTTAGTAGACGGAACATATTCCAATGGAAGTGACGAACGGATGTATGCGGAACAGTGGTATCAGCGTTGTTGGTTTGCCATGTTTTCAGATGATACGTTTCTGAAATTTTTGCTGTTGTGGGGAGATTTGGACGCTTATATTGATTTGATGGATGAACTTGAAAGCAACAAAAAAGAAATGGCAGAAATGACCGCTGATGCCGAAGAATATTCCTCAGAGGAACGGGACGAATTACAAGAGTACATCAATGATTTACAAAAGGAAAAGGACTATTATTGGAATAAATTTTTGGAACGAAAACGCCAAAAAGAATCCTATGTTTTTGAAAAAGAAATTGAAAATATTATGGCGTGGAAATCGCAGCTTGACACATTACTTGACACCGAAAATCTGTAG
- a CDS encoding transposase: MARSQRKYDHEYKVQAVKLAKEIGGAKAAKELGIPEGTIHTWLKAVRTGQLDIGEGAHTPESAMSLAEELTMLRKRVKDQDKEIRRLKEENEFLEEASAFFAASRRKSLRPKE; the protein is encoded by the coding sequence ATGGCACGAAGTCAACGTAAGTACGATCATGAATACAAAGTGCAGGCAGTTAAGCTTGCAAAAGAAATCGGTGGTGCGAAAGCCGCTAAAGAATTAGGAATTCCTGAAGGGACTATCCATACCTGGCTTAAAGCCGTAAGAACCGGACAACTGGATATTGGAGAAGGTGCCCATACTCCAGAATCTGCCATGAGCCTTGCGGAGGAATTAACCATGCTTCGAAAACGCGTGAAAGATCAGGATAAAGAAATTCGTCGTCTGAAAGAAGAAAACGAGTTTCTGGAAGAAGCCAGCGCTTTTTTCGCAGCGAGCCGTCGGAAGTCTCTAAGACCGAAAGAATGA
- a CDS encoding transposase, translated as MGKPFEYIGALQCENRILRKKVADHESGERFQQIQMEHQKVLDEYRRQIKRLKQTIENLRKDVRKAWKWCEEAYEDALKELNAQMKDLEHALKTAKRMRFAAEQRRDQALSEVAGLRRENSELKDQLEKTEGQNKKLLAQLNRDYENSSIPSSQSRNRRKISNNRERTGRKPGAQPGHAHHGRKKQEATQTVHLPAPKIVAEDPDFKKTKKIITKQLVSIEMILHVTEYQADVYRNSKTGEKVHAAFPAGVVDDVNYDGSIKSLLFLLNTDCAVSIDKSQRFLSDLTGGKLKISRGMINKLCREFSSKTETERKKIFADLLSCPVLHTDCTNARVNGESAYVFVCASSDEEKVLYFAREKKGHEGVKGTVTEDFRGILVHDHEITFYRYGSAHQECLAHVERYLKDSMENESSLTWNRRMRELLQRMIHYRKEHTGEASLDAQTVAGFETEYQEILDKAKEEYKRNEPSPYYREGYNLYRRMQEYKTEHLLFLHDMRVPTTNNTAERCLRDYKRKQTFAMTFRSLESIEELCHSKGVLLEVRKNNPNIGSVK; from the coding sequence ATGGGAAAGCCGTTTGAATATATTGGAGCGTTGCAGTGTGAAAACCGAATATTGAGAAAAAAAGTAGCCGATCATGAGTCAGGAGAACGATTCCAACAGATTCAAATGGAACATCAAAAAGTACTTGATGAGTACCGCCGACAGATAAAACGTCTGAAACAAACGATTGAAAATCTTCGCAAAGATGTAAGAAAAGCCTGGAAATGGTGCGAAGAGGCATATGAAGATGCACTTAAGGAACTGAATGCACAGATGAAAGATCTGGAGCATGCATTAAAAACGGCTAAAAGAATGCGCTTTGCCGCAGAACAACGCCGTGATCAGGCATTGTCTGAGGTCGCTGGACTGCGCCGTGAAAACAGTGAGCTAAAGGATCAGCTGGAAAAAACAGAGGGACAGAATAAGAAACTTCTGGCACAGTTGAACCGTGATTATGAAAATTCCTCCATTCCGTCATCACAATCAAGAAACCGTCGAAAAATATCCAACAATCGTGAACGCACTGGAAGAAAACCCGGAGCGCAGCCAGGGCACGCCCATCATGGAAGGAAAAAGCAGGAAGCAACTCAGACTGTACATCTGCCTGCGCCCAAAATTGTGGCAGAGGATCCGGATTTCAAAAAAACAAAGAAGATCATAACCAAACAGCTTGTTTCCATTGAAATGATTCTTCATGTAACGGAATATCAGGCAGATGTATATCGTAACTCCAAGACGGGAGAAAAAGTCCATGCAGCTTTTCCCGCAGGAGTGGTTGATGATGTGAACTATGATGGCAGCATCAAGTCACTTTTATTTCTGTTAAATACAGACTGTGCAGTTTCCATTGATAAAAGCCAGCGCTTTCTCTCTGATTTGACAGGTGGAAAGCTGAAAATTTCCAGAGGAATGATCAATAAACTCTGCCGTGAGTTTTCTTCCAAAACAGAAACAGAACGGAAAAAAATCTTTGCAGACCTGCTGTCCTGCCCGGTTCTGCATACAGACTGTACAAATGCCCGCGTAAACGGAGAAAGCGCCTATGTATTTGTCTGCGCATCTTCAGATGAGGAAAAGGTACTTTACTTTGCCCGTGAGAAAAAGGGGCATGAAGGCGTAAAGGGAACTGTAACAGAAGATTTCCGGGGGATTCTGGTACACGATCATGAAATTACTTTTTACCGTTATGGAAGCGCTCATCAGGAATGCCTTGCGCATGTAGAACGGTATCTGAAAGACAGCATGGAAAATGAGTCATCCCTTACCTGGAACCGGCGAATGAGAGAACTGCTCCAACGAATGATACATTACCGGAAAGAACATACCGGTGAAGCATCGTTAGACGCTCAAACAGTAGCTGGCTTTGAGACAGAGTATCAGGAAATCCTGGACAAAGCCAAAGAAGAATACAAACGTAATGAGCCAAGCCCGTATTACCGCGAAGGCTACAACTTATATCGCCGGATGCAGGAATATAAAACAGAGCATCTTCTTTTCCTGCATGACATGAGGGTGCCAACCACAAACAATACCGCAGAACGCTGTTTGAGAGATTATAAACGAAAACAGACTTTTGCAATGACATTTCGAAGCCTTGAAAGTATCGAAGAATTATGTCATAGCAAGGGTGTGCTGCTTGAAGTACGAAAAAACAACCCCAACATTGGTAGTGTAAAATAG